The genomic interval GGCTGGTCCATCGGCGCGATGTGACGCTCGACCGTCAGATGGGGGCCGTCGATCTGCAGCATTGCGACCTCATTCTGCAGATCCCCGGTCCGCGCGCACAGTGCCGTGCCGGTCTGGATCTGCAAGACGCCGGGATGCGCGGTCAGGGCCATCAGCTGATCGGTGTCCCACCGATGCAGATGCCCGCTCAGCACGATCTGCACGCCAGCCTCTGCCAGCGTCGCAAGGCCGCGCCGCGCATGCCGGGCCAATTCCTTATCCACCACCGGCAGCTGTTCCAGCGGGTGATGAACGGCAACGATATTCATTGACAGCGGATCGATCCCGGCTGTGACGGCGGCAAGATCCCGGTCCCGCAACAGGCCGCGCTGGATCGCGAAGCGATCGACGCTGTTCAGGCCAAAGACCCTTATCCGATCCGATTGCCGGACCGGCGTCAGAT from Paracoccus fistulariae carries:
- a CDS encoding metallophosphoesterase family protein; the protein is MTRILHLSDLHFGFERHDLVEPLLDLINRSSADLVVVSGDLTHRGRAGQYRPAADFLARIVAPVMAIPGNHDIPLFNLPARLLWPYRGYRRAISRDLTPVRQSDRIRVFGLNSVDRFAIQRGLLRDRDLAAVTAGIDPLSMNIVAVHHPLEQLPVVDKELARHARRGLATLAEAGVQIVLSGHLHRWDTDQLMALTAHPGVLQIQTGTALCARTGDLQNEVAMLQIDGPHLTVERHIAPMDQPGFLPPVRQRYSRASGVWAALDSD